The Neodiprion fabricii isolate iyNeoFabr1 chromosome 4, iyNeoFabr1.1, whole genome shotgun sequence genome window below encodes:
- the LOC124181141 gene encoding uncharacterized protein LOC124181141, protein MLKVNTENLVRYKGKWKKKTVVAGRLKLIERNKETPDVARVEKPTTILRGMRLIDPNEVNKNMICSNCKKQLAFNHIVKERTMGFHYIWTMKCDTCFTLTKCHSSAVHSGAGCNALRKIAMCIDMPVLSEETYKRYEREIGPLIEKAAKDSCQGAAAEKRNLVIEHIDTLRDKL, encoded by the exons ATGTTGAAAGTGAATACAGAAAATTTGGTACGGTATAAagggaaatggaaaaaaaagaccGTGGTTGCTGGTAGATTGAAGCTCATTGAGCGGAATAAAGAAACGCCAGATGTGGCACGTGTCGAAAAACCAACGACCATCCTCCGTGGCATGCGATTGATCGATCCTAATGAAGTCAACAAAAACATGATATGCAGCAATTGTAAAAAACAATTGGCATTTAATCATATCGTGAAAGAAAGAACAATGGGCTTTCACTACATTTGGACTATGAAATGTGATACTTGCTTCACGCTAACGAAATGCCACTCAA GTGCCGTTCACTCCGGAGCAGGATGCAATGCACTGAGGAAAATTGCAATGTGCATAGATATGCCGGTCTTGAGTGAGGAAACATACAAGCGGTATGAACGTGAAATTGGTCCACTCATCGAAAAAGCTGCCAAGGACAGTTGCCAAGGTGCAGCAGCGGAGAAACGAAATTTAGTCATAGAGCATATCGATACGCTGCGTGATAAATTGTAA